In the Colius striatus isolate bColStr4 chromosome W, bColStr4.1.hap1, whole genome shotgun sequence genome, one interval contains:
- the LOC104550072 gene encoding transmembrane ascorbate-dependent reductase CYB561, with amino-acid sequence MEMALPPPSPSGLLAYVVVSQVLGLSLLATTGAWLGRYRGGVAWHSPFQFNAHPLCMVLGMVFLQADALLVYRVLRQEAKRSTKALHALLHGLALLFALVGIIAVFESHRAKGIPDMYSLHSWCGMTAFLLYLLQWLLGCDFFLFPGASFSLRGHCKPLHIFFGITLFALSIGTCLLGITEMLLFNISDSYSHFVPEGVLANTLGVLLVAFGLVVGYVLTRDDWKRPQLAEEMALSMDFKTLTEGDSPLSSSH; translated from the exons ATGGAGATGGCCctgcctccccccagcccctccgGCCTCTTGGCCTATGTGGTGGTGTCTCAGGTGCTGGGCCTGTCGCTGTTGGCAACCACCGGCGCCTGGCTGGGCCGCTACCGGGGTGGTgtggcctggcacagccccttcCAGTTCAACGCCCACCCTCTCTGCATGGTGCTGGGCATGGTTTTCCTCCAAGCTGACG CTCTCCTGGTTTATCGGGTGTTGAGGCAGGAAGCCAAGCGCTCCACCAAGGCTCTGCACGCCCTACTGCATGGACTGGCCCTGCTCTTCGCTCTCGTAG GCATCATCGCTGTGTTTGAGTCACACCGGGCCAAGGGCATCCCCGACATGTACAGCCTGCACAGCTGGTGTGGGATGACTGCCTTCCTGCTCTACCTGCTGCAG TGGCTCCTTGGCTGTGATTTCTTCTTGTTCCCTGGCGCTTCTTTCTCTCTACGTGGCCATTGCAAACCCCTGCACATCTTCTTTGGCATCACCCTCTTTGCCCTCTCCATTGGCACCTGCTTGCTGGGCATCACTGAGATGCTTCTCTTCAACATCAG TGACTCCTACAGCCATTTTGTGCCCGAGGGGGTCCTAGCCAACACCTtgggggtgctgctggtggcttTTGGGCTGGTGGTGGGCTATGTACTGACACGGGACGACTGGAAGCGCCCGCAGCTAGCTGAGGAGATGGCTCTGTCCATGGACTTC